One Pseudomonas rhizophila DNA window includes the following coding sequences:
- a CDS encoding alpha/beta hydrolase, whose protein sequence is MPVSFDPDHLRASLQPLAQWQPLSAQALAYQRFYGLDFPHRTLRKGLGRFEIDGYELVGQVWWPEKALATLFLFHGYYDHMGLYRHLIEWALEQKFAVIACDLPGHGLSSGERASIGDFAEYQATLQGLLTEAGTLELPQPWHLCGQSTGGAIVVDHVLNQGQHSPAQGQVILLSPLVRPRAWGWSRLSYYLLKPFVTGIARRFSENSTDPDFLPFLQADPLQPLRLPTAWVGALGQWIKRIEVAPSSPRQPLIVQGQADMTVDWAHNLQVLRSKFDRPQVLMLPEGRHHLANEALAMRQEMFGFLTKRMSRVRR, encoded by the coding sequence ATGCCCGTCAGTTTCGACCCCGATCACCTGCGTGCCAGCCTGCAACCTTTGGCTCAGTGGCAGCCGCTGTCTGCGCAGGCGCTGGCTTATCAGCGGTTCTACGGCCTGGATTTTCCCCACCGCACGTTGCGCAAGGGCCTGGGGCGTTTCGAGATAGACGGATATGAGTTGGTCGGTCAGGTCTGGTGGCCGGAAAAAGCGCTAGCGACGCTGTTTCTGTTCCACGGCTATTACGACCATATGGGGTTGTACCGGCACTTGATCGAGTGGGCGCTGGAGCAGAAATTCGCCGTGATCGCCTGCGACCTGCCGGGCCACGGCCTATCCAGTGGCGAACGCGCCAGCATCGGTGATTTCGCCGAGTACCAGGCCACGTTGCAAGGCCTGCTGACCGAGGCCGGGACGCTGGAGCTGCCGCAACCCTGGCATCTGTGCGGACAAAGCACCGGAGGGGCCATCGTGGTTGATCACGTGCTCAACCAAGGCCAGCACAGCCCTGCCCAAGGTCAGGTCATACTGCTGTCGCCCTTGGTACGGCCGCGGGCCTGGGGCTGGTCGCGCCTGAGTTACTACTTGCTCAAACCCTTTGTAACCGGCATCGCCCGACGTTTCAGCGAGAACTCCACCGACCCGGACTTCCTGCCATTCCTGCAAGCCGACCCGTTGCAACCGCTGCGCCTGCCCACCGCGTGGGTCGGAGCGTTGGGGCAATGGATCAAGCGTATCGAAGTCGCCCCGAGCAGCCCGCGCCAGCCCTTGATCGTGCAGGGCCAGGCGGATATGACGGTGGATTGGGCGCATAACCTGCAAGTGTTGCGCAGCAAGTTCGATCGGCCCCAGGTGCTGATGTTGCCCGAAGGTCGGCATCACCTGGCGAATGAGGCGCTGGCGATGCGGCAGGAGATGTTTGGATTTCTGACGAAGCGGATGAGCCGGGTTCGGCGCTGA
- a CDS encoding DUF2059 domain-containing protein — protein sequence MRRLLFSLLMFCALPAWADSYDQLYKVAGWPEQRAHFNDALSAAQQRYQSSLPPAVFQALVNNSNQRFAPQAMDQRAEAQLRKNLTDPAPALSFFQSPLGRKVVAAELLATRRDQLAKNAKGLPKMQVSDNRLLIIGHLAQSLPAREAGAEVSLAIAGVAADSLSSMIPGLLGAGQAQGMLNGQRQRLMEQIGADLNNTLLYVYRDLTDTELEEFATFAESAEGQAYYQAALAAIRAGLAVGQTLGQ from the coding sequence ATGCGCCGTTTGCTTTTCTCATTGTTGATGTTCTGTGCGTTGCCCGCCTGGGCAGACAGCTACGACCAGTTGTACAAGGTCGCCGGCTGGCCGGAACAACGGGCGCATTTCAATGACGCCTTGAGCGCCGCGCAGCAGCGTTACCAGAGCAGCCTGCCACCGGCAGTGTTCCAGGCACTGGTCAACAACAGCAATCAACGCTTTGCCCCCCAGGCCATGGACCAGCGGGCCGAGGCGCAATTGCGCAAGAACCTCACCGACCCAGCCCCGGCCCTGAGTTTTTTTCAGTCGCCCCTGGGCCGCAAAGTCGTGGCAGCCGAGCTGCTGGCGACCCGTCGCGACCAATTGGCGAAGAACGCCAAGGGCCTGCCGAAGATGCAAGTCAGTGACAACCGCCTATTGATCATCGGCCATCTGGCCCAGTCCCTGCCCGCCCGCGAGGCCGGCGCCGAAGTCAGCCTGGCGATCGCCGGCGTGGCGGCGGACAGCCTGAGCTCGATGATCCCCGGCCTGCTGGGTGCTGGCCAGGCCCAGGGCATGCTGAACGGTCAGCGCCAGCGTCTGATGGAGCAGATCGGCGCAGACCTGAACAACACGCTGCTGTACGTCTACCGCGACCTGACGGACACCGAGCTGGAGGAGTTCGCCACCTTCGCCGAGTCGGCTGAGGGCCAGGCTTATTATCAAGCGGCCTTGGCAGCGATTCGGGCGGGGTTGGCGGTGGGGCAGACTCTCGGGCAATAG
- a CDS encoding 2OG-Fe(II) oxygenase, with the protein MRAMQIPSDHPLLLRIVDDLAERGWSQQNIFLPDALTRALAAECRQRAAEGELAPAAVGRGPFSEIREGIRGDRIQWIEPGQAQACDRYLGLMDSLREAINRGLFLGLEDFESHFALYPPGAFYLKHVDRFRDDDRRMVSAVLYLNDAWLPEHGGQLRMYLDDGVEHDVVPTGGCLVVFLSGDIPHEVLPAARDRLSLTGWFRRRGTEVF; encoded by the coding sequence ATGCGCGCCATGCAAATACCTTCTGATCACCCACTGCTGTTACGTATCGTCGACGACCTGGCCGAGCGCGGCTGGTCGCAGCAGAATATCTTCCTGCCGGACGCGCTGACCCGCGCCCTGGCAGCCGAATGTCGCCAGCGCGCCGCCGAAGGCGAGCTGGCTCCGGCGGCGGTCGGACGTGGGCCGTTTTCGGAGATTCGTGAAGGGATTCGGGGTGATCGTATCCAATGGATCGAGCCCGGCCAGGCGCAAGCGTGCGACCGTTACCTGGGGTTGATGGACAGTTTGCGGGAGGCGATCAATCGCGGGTTGTTCCTGGGGCTGGAGGATTTCGAAAGCCACTTTGCGCTGTACCCTCCTGGCGCCTTCTACCTCAAGCACGTCGACCGCTTCCGCGATGATGATCGACGCATGGTGTCGGCGGTGCTTTACCTCAACGACGCCTGGTTGCCGGAGCATGGCGGCCAGTTACGCATGTACCTGGACGATGGCGTGGAGCACGACGTGGTGCCCACCGGCGGTTGTCTGGTGGTGTTCCTGTCGGGGGACATCCCCCATGAAGTCCTGCCGGCGGCGCGAGACCGCCTGTCCTTGACCGGCTGGTTCCGGCGCCGCGGCACCGAGGTGTTCTGA
- a CDS encoding DUF523 domain-containing protein, translating into MEKILVSRCLLGHRVRYDGGASGPFDQLQRWLDEGRVVPLCPEVAGGLPTPRAAAEIPGGQGTQVLDGQATVITTEGEDVSEQFLSGAYQALERVREHAIRIAVLKANSPSCGNLLTYDGTFSGVKVPGEGVTAALLKRHGVQVFSELELAEAAAALRALTDE; encoded by the coding sequence ATGGAAAAGATCCTCGTCAGCCGCTGCCTGCTCGGACACCGCGTGCGCTACGACGGCGGTGCCAGTGGCCCGTTCGATCAGCTTCAACGTTGGCTCGACGAAGGTCGGGTCGTGCCGCTGTGCCCGGAAGTCGCCGGCGGCTTGCCCACGCCTCGGGCGGCGGCAGAAATTCCCGGTGGGCAAGGTACGCAGGTGCTCGACGGCCAGGCGACGGTAATCACCACCGAGGGTGAGGACGTCAGTGAACAGTTTCTGTCCGGCGCGTATCAAGCGCTGGAGCGGGTGCGCGAACACGCTATCCGTATCGCCGTGCTCAAGGCCAACAGCCCGTCGTGCGGCAATCTGTTGACCTACGACGGGACGTTCAGCGGCGTGAAAGTGCCTGGTGAAGGTGTGACGGCGGCCTTGCTCAAACGTCATGGGGTGCAAGTGTTCAGTGAGTTGGAATTGGCAGAAGCTGCGGCGGCGCTCAGGGCATTGACCGACGAATAA
- a CDS encoding DUF3482 domain-containing protein: protein MTEPTKPLKLAVVGHTNVGKTSLLRTLTRDVGFGEVSHRPSTTRHVEGARLSVYGEALLELYDTPGLEDAIALLDYLERLERPGERLDGPARLARFLDGSEARQRFEQEAKVLRQLLASDAGLYVIDAREPVLAKYRDELQVLASCGKPLLPVLNFVSSASHREPDWREALARLGLHALVRFDSVAPPEDGERRLYESLALLLESARGQLERLVADQQAQRLARQQSAKRLIAELLIDCAACRRSVASDAELERQAISELRNAVRQREQRCVEALLKLYAFRPQDAAASDLPLLDGRWGDDLFNPDTLKQLGVRVGGGIAAGAAAGAGVDLLVGGLTLGAAALAGAIAGGALQTARSYGNRLMGKLKGQRELTVDDSVLRLLALRQRQLLQALNQRGHAAMDSIHIATPQDKTWREGKLPEALNKARAYPQWSSLNPQARLSQSERQEQIEQLAEQL from the coding sequence ATGACTGAACCCACCAAGCCGCTGAAGCTGGCCGTGGTTGGCCACACCAATGTGGGCAAAACCTCCTTGCTGCGCACACTGACCCGGGACGTCGGCTTCGGCGAAGTGTCCCACCGCCCCAGCACAACCCGACACGTCGAGGGCGCGCGCCTGTCGGTGTACGGCGAAGCGTTGCTGGAGCTGTACGACACGCCGGGCCTGGAAGACGCCATCGCCCTGCTTGACTACCTCGAACGCTTGGAGCGCCCCGGTGAGCGCTTGGACGGGCCGGCACGCCTGGCGCGATTCCTGGACGGCAGCGAGGCACGACAACGCTTCGAACAGGAAGCCAAAGTGCTGCGACAATTGCTCGCCAGCGATGCCGGACTCTATGTGATCGATGCGCGAGAGCCGGTGCTGGCCAAGTACCGGGATGAGCTTCAAGTACTCGCCAGTTGCGGCAAACCGCTGCTGCCAGTGTTGAATTTCGTCAGCAGCGCCAGCCACCGCGAGCCCGACTGGCGCGAAGCCCTGGCACGGTTGGGGCTGCACGCTCTGGTGCGTTTCGACAGCGTCGCTCCGCCCGAGGATGGCGAGCGACGCCTGTATGAAAGCCTCGCCCTGTTGCTGGAAAGCGCCCGTGGGCAACTGGAACGACTGGTCGCCGATCAACAGGCCCAACGCTTGGCCCGTCAGCAGAGCGCGAAGCGCTTGATCGCCGAACTGCTGATCGATTGCGCCGCTTGCCGACGCAGCGTAGCCAGCGATGCCGAACTGGAACGACAGGCCATCAGCGAGCTGCGCAACGCCGTGCGTCAACGGGAGCAGCGCTGCGTCGAAGCCTTGCTCAAGCTCTACGCCTTCCGTCCCCAGGACGCCGCGGCCAGCGATTTGCCTCTACTTGACGGCCGCTGGGGCGATGACTTGTTCAATCCCGACACCCTCAAACAGCTGGGTGTGCGTGTGGGTGGTGGGATCGCCGCGGGCGCAGCGGCCGGTGCCGGCGTGGATTTGCTGGTGGGCGGTCTGACCCTCGGCGCCGCCGCCCTGGCCGGCGCCATTGCCGGTGGCGCCCTGCAAACCGCCCGCAGTTACGGAAACAGGTTGATGGGCAAGCTCAAGGGCCAGCGGGAGCTGACAGTGGACGACAGTGTGCTACGCCTGTTGGCCCTGCGCCAACGGCAACTGTTGCAAGCCCTCAACCAGCGCGGCCATGCGGCAATGGACAGCATCCACATCGCCACACCCCAGGATAAAACCTGGCGCGAGGGCAAACTGCCCGAAGCGCTGAACAAGGCCAGAGCGTACCCGCAATGGTCGTCGCTTAATCCGCAGGCGCGGTTGAGCCAATCGGAACGCCAGGAACAGATCGAGCAGCTGGCTGAGCAGCTCTAG
- a CDS encoding DUF2868 domain-containing protein: MTELHDLWLTETVRLREEHAGPLEDQEANRLARAAGGDLSSRIRHRARWLAERDGLSQALHHWLQGARLALIIMAVLAIISGAGLGFAALGDGRTPVNVFWALGSLLALNLILLIGWALGLIFAGEQGAALGRLWLWLSEKLARDAKAAQLAPALLLLLQRHKLNRWALGALVNGLWLLAMLSALVIVLMLMATRRYGFVWETTILGGETFVVMTQALGALPALLGLSGPTEEMIRASGDAALNIESARQAWAAWLVGVTLVYGVLPRLCLALLCLWRWRRGRATLRLDLNLPGYAQLRERLMPSSERLGISDAAPAQLHQIESDVGALQSDGALLVAIELDDRPWPPKLLGTVKNAGVLDSRESRHKLLEQLSRFPPARLAIACDPRRSPDRGSLALIAELARSAGATRIWLLQAPPGQALDAERLGDWHNALQQLQLPFADCAPLNWLETGHD, encoded by the coding sequence CTGACTGAACTGCACGACCTCTGGTTGACCGAGACGGTACGTCTGCGTGAAGAACACGCCGGCCCGCTCGAAGATCAGGAGGCCAATCGCCTGGCCCGCGCGGCGGGTGGCGATTTATCCAGCCGTATCCGTCACCGCGCCCGCTGGCTGGCCGAGCGCGACGGGCTCAGCCAGGCCTTGCATCACTGGCTGCAAGGGGCGCGCCTGGCGCTGATCATAATGGCTGTACTCGCCATCATCAGTGGCGCTGGCCTGGGCTTTGCCGCACTCGGCGACGGACGCACGCCGGTCAATGTGTTCTGGGCCCTGGGCAGCCTGTTGGCGTTGAACCTGATCTTGCTTATCGGCTGGGCCCTGGGCCTGATCTTTGCGGGTGAGCAAGGTGCAGCGCTGGGGCGCCTGTGGTTGTGGCTCAGCGAAAAACTCGCCCGCGATGCCAAGGCTGCGCAACTGGCGCCGGCCCTGCTGCTGTTATTGCAACGACACAAGCTCAATCGCTGGGCCCTCGGTGCGCTGGTCAATGGTTTGTGGTTGCTGGCGATGCTCAGCGCGCTGGTCATCGTACTGATGCTGATGGCCACCCGGCGCTACGGTTTTGTATGGGAAACCACCATTCTCGGCGGTGAGACCTTCGTCGTCATGACCCAGGCCCTCGGCGCCCTGCCCGCCCTACTGGGTTTGAGCGGGCCAACCGAAGAGATGATTCGCGCCAGTGGCGACGCCGCGCTGAATATCGAAAGCGCCCGCCAGGCCTGGGCCGCTTGGCTGGTGGGCGTGACGCTGGTCTACGGCGTGTTGCCGCGCCTGTGTCTGGCGCTGTTGTGCCTGTGGCGCTGGCGTCGCGGCCGCGCCACGCTGCGCCTGGACTTGAACCTGCCAGGTTATGCCCAACTGCGGGAGCGGCTGATGCCCAGTAGCGAGCGCCTGGGCATCAGCGATGCCGCGCCCGCGCAATTGCATCAAATTGAAAGTGACGTTGGCGCGCTGCAAAGCGACGGTGCGCTGCTGGTGGCGATCGAACTGGACGACCGGCCTTGGCCACCGAAACTGCTAGGCACGGTGAAAAACGCCGGAGTGCTCGACAGCCGCGAATCGCGCCACAAACTCCTCGAACAACTGTCACGCTTTCCGCCCGCGCGCCTGGCGATTGCCTGCGACCCACGACGTTCACCGGATCGTGGCAGCCTGGCGCTGATCGCCGAACTGGCCCGCAGCGCCGGCGCCACCCGCATCTGGTTGTTGCAGGCACCGCCCGGGCAAGCGCTGGACGCCGAACGCCTGGGCGATTGGCACAACGCGCTGCAACAGTTGCAATTGCCCTTCGCGGACTGCGCGCCTTTGAACTGGCTGGAGACCGGCCATGACTGA
- a CDS encoding dihydrofolate reductase has translation MKKTLPLSLIAALGENRVIGVDNSMPWHLPGDFKYFKATTLGKPIIMGRKTWDSLGRPLPGRLNIVVSRQPGLVLEGAEVFSTLEAAVERAEAWALQQGVDELMLIGGAQLYAQALEQADRLYLTRVALSPDGDAWFPAFDSNQWKQVSNQPNPAEGDKPAYSFEVWEKL, from the coding sequence ATGAAAAAAACACTCCCTTTAAGCCTGATCGCAGCCCTCGGTGAAAACCGTGTGATCGGCGTCGACAACAGCATGCCCTGGCACTTGCCGGGGGACTTTAAATACTTCAAGGCTACCACCTTGGGCAAGCCCATCATCATGGGCCGCAAGACCTGGGACTCCCTGGGGCGGCCGCTGCCGGGGCGCTTGAACATCGTGGTCAGTCGTCAGCCTGGCCTCGTGCTGGAGGGCGCGGAAGTCTTTTCCACGCTGGAGGCAGCGGTGGAACGGGCCGAGGCGTGGGCGTTGCAGCAGGGTGTCGACGAACTGATGTTGATCGGCGGCGCCCAGCTGTACGCCCAGGCCCTGGAGCAGGCGGACCGACTGTACCTGACCCGTGTGGCGCTGAGCCCGGACGGCGATGCCTGGTTTCCGGCGTTCGATTCGAACCAGTGGAAACAGGTGTCGAACCAGCCGAATCCGGCCGAGGGCGACAAGCCGGCCTACAGCTTTGAGGTGTGGGAAAAGCTGTAA
- a CDS encoding L-cystine transporter: protein MNLPLILNLLVFLALLFGLAQTRHSTWSLAKKVLLALVLGVVFGTVLHTIYGAGNPVLKASIGWFDLVGNGYVQLLQMIVIPLVFASILSAVARLHNASSLGKISFLTIGTLLFTTAIAALIGIGLTNLFGLTAEGLVAGTQEIARLQVIQSDYAGKVADLNIPQLLLSFVPQNPFADLARAKPTSIISVVIFAAFLGVAALQLLKDDVEKGQKVINAIDTLQSWVTRLVRLVMKLTPYGVLALMTKVVAGSNVQDIVKLGSFVVVSYLGLGLMFVVHGLLVSAAGINPLRFFRKIWPVLTFAFTSRSSAATIPLSIEAQTSRLGIPRAIASFSASFGATIGQNGCAGLYPAMLAVMVAPTVGINPLDPVWLATLVAIVTLSSAGVAGVGGGATFAALIVLPAMGLPVSLVALLISVEPLIDMGRTALNVSGSITAGAITSQVMQQTDKALLDAEEHGELVQA from the coding sequence ATGAATCTGCCGCTGATCCTCAATCTGCTGGTGTTCCTCGCCTTGCTGTTTGGTCTGGCGCAAACCCGTCACAGCACCTGGAGCCTGGCCAAAAAAGTCCTGCTGGCATTGGTGCTGGGCGTGGTGTTCGGCACCGTCCTGCACACGATTTACGGCGCCGGCAACCCGGTGTTGAAAGCCTCGATCGGCTGGTTTGACCTGGTGGGCAACGGCTATGTGCAGTTGCTGCAAATGATCGTGATTCCGCTGGTCTTCGCTTCAATTCTCAGCGCGGTAGCGCGCCTGCATAACGCCTCATCCCTGGGCAAGATCAGCTTCCTGACCATCGGCACACTGCTGTTCACCACCGCCATCGCCGCCCTTATCGGTATCGGCCTGACCAACCTGTTCGGTCTCACCGCCGAAGGCCTGGTGGCCGGCACCCAGGAAATCGCACGCCTGCAGGTGATCCAGAGCGACTATGCCGGCAAGGTCGCAGACCTGAATATCCCGCAGTTGCTGCTCTCGTTCGTTCCGCAGAACCCCTTTGCCGACCTGGCCCGGGCCAAGCCGACCTCGATCATCAGCGTGGTAATATTCGCGGCCTTCCTGGGTGTCGCGGCACTGCAATTGCTCAAGGATGACGTGGAAAAAGGTCAGAAAGTGATCAATGCCATCGACACCCTGCAAAGCTGGGTGACACGTCTGGTGCGGCTGGTGATGAAGCTGACCCCGTACGGCGTGCTGGCGCTGATGACCAAAGTGGTGGCCGGCTCCAACGTCCAGGACATCGTCAAGCTTGGCAGTTTCGTGGTGGTGTCGTACCTGGGGCTGGGCCTGATGTTCGTGGTTCACGGTCTGCTGGTGTCCGCCGCTGGGATCAACCCGCTACGCTTTTTCCGCAAGATATGGCCGGTCCTGACCTTCGCCTTCACCAGCCGCTCCAGCGCCGCGACCATCCCGCTGAGTATCGAAGCCCAGACCAGCCGCCTCGGCATTCCACGGGCCATTGCCAGCTTCAGCGCGTCGTTCGGCGCCACCATCGGCCAGAACGGCTGCGCCGGCCTCTACCCGGCCATGCTGGCGGTGATGGTCGCGCCGACCGTGGGCATCAACCCGCTGGATCCGGTGTGGCTCGCGACGCTGGTAGCGATCGTGACCTTGAGCTCGGCCGGGGTGGCCGGTGTCGGTGGAGGCGCGACATTTGCCGCGCTAATCGTGCTGCCGGCCATGGGCTTGCCGGTTTCACTGGTGGCGCTGCTGATTTCCGTCGAGCCACTGATCGACATGGGCCGCACAGCGTTGAACGTCAGCGGTTCGATCACTGCCGGGGCGATCACCAGCCAGGTGATGCAGCAGACCGACAAGGCTTTGCTGGATGCCGAGGAGCATGGGGAGTTGGTGCAGGCTTGA
- a CDS encoding phosphorylcholine phosphatase codes for MKLAPHLLVVAMGLGLVGQALATELKHWPAEQAKALDAMIAANANKGNYAVFDMDNTSYRYDLEESLLPFMENKGLITRETLDPSLKLMPFKDTAEHKESLFSYYYRLCEVDDMVCYPWVAQVFSGFTLKELKGYVDELMASGKPVPTTYYDGDKVVNYNVNPPKIFTGQVELYNKLMENGIEVYVMTAASEELVRMVAADPKYGYNLKPQNIIGVTTLLKDRKTGELTTARKQISNGKYDEKANLSLEYTPYLWTPATWMAGKHAAILTYIDEWKKPVLVAGDTPSSDGYMLFHDVNVAKGGIHLWVNRKDKYMDQINGMMAKHAAAQAKEGLPVTADKNWVIVKPEDIQ; via the coding sequence ATGAAGCTTGCACCTCACCTTCTCGTTGTCGCCATGGGCCTGGGCCTCGTTGGCCAGGCGCTCGCCACTGAGCTCAAGCACTGGCCAGCGGAACAGGCCAAGGCGCTGGACGCGATGATCGCGGCCAACGCCAACAAAGGTAACTACGCGGTGTTCGACATGGACAACACCAGTTACCGCTACGACCTGGAAGAGTCGTTGCTGCCGTTCATGGAGAACAAGGGCCTCATCACCCGCGAAACCCTCGACCCATCTCTGAAGCTGATGCCGTTCAAAGACACGGCCGAACACAAGGAAAGCCTGTTCAGCTACTACTACCGTTTGTGCGAAGTGGACGACATGGTCTGCTACCCCTGGGTCGCCCAGGTGTTTTCCGGCTTTACCCTCAAAGAACTCAAAGGCTACGTCGACGAATTGATGGCTTCTGGCAAGCCGGTCCCGACCACGTATTACGACGGCGACAAGGTGGTCAACTACAACGTCAACCCGCCGAAGATTTTCACCGGTCAGGTCGAGCTGTACAACAAACTGATGGAAAACGGCATCGAGGTCTATGTCATGACCGCGGCTTCGGAAGAATTGGTGCGCATGGTCGCCGCCGATCCGAAGTACGGCTACAACCTCAAGCCGCAGAACATCATCGGCGTGACCACGTTGCTCAAGGATCGCAAGACCGGCGAACTGACCACCGCCCGCAAGCAGATCAGCAATGGCAAATATGACGAGAAGGCCAACCTGAGCCTTGAGTACACACCGTATCTGTGGACTCCGGCGACCTGGATGGCCGGCAAGCACGCGGCAATCCTGACGTACATCGACGAATGGAAAAAACCGGTGCTTGTGGCTGGCGACACCCCCAGCAGCGACGGCTACATGCTGTTCCACGATGTGAACGTGGCCAAGGGCGGCATTCACCTGTGGGTCAACCGCAAGGACAAGTACATGGACCAGATCAACGGCATGATGGCCAAGCACGCCGCGGCCCAGGCCAAGGAAGGGCTGCCAGTGACGGCGGACAAGAACTGGGTGATCGTCAAGCCGGAAGATATCCAGTAA
- the ilvD gene encoding dihydroxy-acid dehydratase, which produces MPDYRSKTSTHGRNMAGARALWRATGMKDDDFKKPIIAIANSFTQFVPGHVHLKDLGQLVAREIERAGGVAKEFNTIAVDDGIAMGHDGMLYSLPSREIIADSVEYMVNAHCADAIVCISNCDKITPGMLMAALRLNIPVIFVSGGPMEAGKTKLASHGLDLVDAMVIAADSSASDEKVAEYERSACPTCGSCSGMFTANSMNCLTEALGLALPGNGSTLATHSDREQLFLQAGRTIVELCKRYYGEDDESVLPRNIANFKAFENAMTLDIAMGGSTNTILHLLAAAQEAEIDFDLRDIDRLSRHVPQLCKVAPNIQKYHMEDVHRAGGIFSILGSLARGGLLHTDLPTVHSKTMAEAIAKWDITQTTDEAVHHFFKAGPAGIPTQTAFSQSTRWETLDDDRENGCIRSVEHAYSKEGGLAVLYGNIALDGCVVKTAGVDESIHVFEGNAKIFESQDSAVRGILADEVKAGDIVIIRYEGPKGGPGMQEMLYPTSYLKSKGLGKDCALLTDGRFSGGTSGLSIGHASPEAAAGGAIGLVRDGDKVLIDIPNRSINLLISDEELAGRRVEQDNKGWKPVEVRPRKVTTALKAYALLATSADKGAVRNKAMLDGL; this is translated from the coding sequence ATGCCTGATTACCGCTCGAAAACATCCACCCATGGCCGCAACATGGCCGGCGCCCGTGCATTGTGGCGCGCCACGGGGATGAAGGATGACGACTTCAAGAAGCCGATCATCGCCATTGCCAACTCCTTCACCCAGTTCGTGCCAGGCCATGTTCACCTCAAGGACCTGGGTCAACTGGTTGCCCGGGAAATCGAACGCGCGGGTGGCGTAGCCAAAGAGTTCAACACCATTGCCGTGGATGACGGTATCGCCATGGGCCACGACGGCATGCTTTATTCGCTGCCCAGTCGCGAGATCATCGCCGACTCCGTCGAATACATGGTCAATGCCCATTGCGCCGACGCCATCGTGTGCATTTCCAACTGCGACAAGATCACCCCCGGCATGCTCATGGCGGCCTTGCGCCTGAACATCCCGGTGATCTTCGTTTCCGGCGGTCCGATGGAAGCCGGCAAGACCAAGCTCGCCAGCCATGGCCTTGACCTGGTGGACGCCATGGTGATCGCCGCCGACTCCAGCGCTTCCGATGAGAAGGTCGCGGAGTATGAGCGCAGCGCCTGTCCGACCTGCGGTTCGTGCTCCGGCATGTTCACCGCCAACTCGATGAACTGCCTGACCGAAGCCCTTGGCCTGGCCCTGCCGGGCAACGGTTCGACCCTCGCCACCCACAGCGATCGCGAACAGCTGTTCCTGCAGGCCGGCCGGACCATCGTCGAGCTGTGCAAGCGTTACTACGGCGAGGATGACGAGTCGGTGCTGCCGCGCAACATCGCCAACTTCAAGGCGTTCGAAAACGCCATGACCCTGGACATCGCCATGGGCGGCTCCACCAACACCATCCTGCATTTGCTGGCCGCCGCCCAGGAAGCCGAGATCGATTTCGACCTGCGCGACATCGACCGTCTGTCCCGTCACGTGCCGCAGCTGTGCAAGGTCGCGCCGAACATCCAGAAGTACCACATGGAAGACGTGCACCGCGCTGGCGGGATCTTCAGCATCCTCGGCTCCCTGGCCCGTGGTGGCCTGTTGCACACCGACCTGCCGACCGTACACAGCAAAACCATGGCCGAGGCCATCGCCAAGTGGGACATCACCCAAACCACCGACGAAGCCGTGCATCATTTCTTCAAGGCCGGCCCGGCAGGTATTCCAACGCAAACGGCGTTCAGCCAATCGACTCGTTGGGAAACCCTGGACGATGACCGTGAAAACGGCTGCATCCGCAGCGTCGAGCACGCGTACTCCAAAGAAGGTGGCCTGGCTGTGCTGTACGGCAACATCGCTCTGGATGGCTGCGTGGTGAAAACCGCCGGCGTCGACGAATCGATCCATGTGTTCGAAGGCAACGCCAAGATTTTCGAAAGCCAGGATAGCGCCGTGCGCGGGATCCTCGCCGACGAAGTGAAGGCCGGCGATATCGTGATCATCCGCTACGAAGGGCCAAAAGGTGGTCCGGGCATGCAGGAAATGCTTTACCCCACGTCCTACCTGAAGTCCAAAGGACTGGGCAAAGACTGCGCACTGCTGACCGATGGCCGTTTCTCCGGCGGCACCTCGGGCCTGTCCATCGGCCACGCTTCACCGGAAGCCGCTGCTGGCGGTGCCATCGGCCTGGTGCGCGACGGCGACAAAGTCCTGATCGACATTCCGAACCGCTCGATCAACCTGCTGATCAGCGATGAAGAACTGGCCGGACGCCGTGTTGAACAGGACAACAAAGGCTGGAAGCCGGTGGAAGTGCGTCCGCGCAAAGTCACCACCGCCCTCAAGGCCTATGCCCTGCTCGCCACCAGCGCCGACAAGGGCGCGGTGCGTAACAAGGCGATGCTCGACGGGTTGTAA